In the genome of Hydractinia symbiolongicarpus strain clone_291-10 chromosome 5, HSymV2.1, whole genome shotgun sequence, one region contains:
- the LOC130646132 gene encoding dimethyladenosine transferase 1, mitochondrial-like isoform X2 — protein sequence MSTATKQLRLPPMPKISDIIRLYGLRAKKQLSQNFILDLNITDKFARKADVFDCHVVEVGAGPGSLTRSLLSSGIRHLHAVEIDDRFLPSLEILKDASKGHMTIHHMDIMKFDFISALTDVHHAPWESNDLPNVRLVGNLPFAVSIPLLLQWLQAISRRKGPFQYGRVPMTLVFQKEVGENLTADAFNYNRSRLSIMAQNYCHVSRAMILNSAVFTPEPEVDAWLVHFIPRRKAQIDAPFDVIEQVVKAIFSKRKKVIRTPLSELSTLRPGDITNPQYNEPAI from the exons atGTCAACAGCTACAAAACAATTAAGATTACCTCCAATGCCCAAAATTTCTGACATCATACGTTTATACGGTTTAAGAGCGAAAAAGCAACTGAGTCAAAACTTCATACTTGATTTAAATATAACAG ACAAATTTGCCCGCAAAGCTGATGTTTTTGATTGCCACGTGGTAGAAGTTGGTGCAGGACCCGGTTCACTCACAAGATCGTTGCTCAGTAGTGGAATCAGACATCTGCACGCTGTGGAAATAGATGACAGATTTTTGCCATCCTTAGAG attttaaaagatGCGTCTAAAGGTCATATGACAATACATCATATGGATATCATGAAATTTGATTTCATTTCTGCATTAACAGATGTCCATCACGCACCATGGGAAAGTAATG ATCTACCTAACGTCCGTCTTGTTGGCAACCTACCCTTCGCAGTATCTATCCCATTGCTTCTTCAATGGTTGCAAGCTATATCACGAAGAAAAGGACCGTTCCAGTATGGACGAGTTCCTATGACGTTGGTGTTTCAAAAAGAAGTCGGCGAG AATTTGACTGCCGACGCTTTCAACTACAATAGATCACGACTCTCGATAATGGCTCAAAATTACTGTCACGTGAGCAGAGCGATGATATTAAATAGTGCCGTCTTCACACCGGAACCTGAG GTCGATGCTTGGCTGGTTCACTTTATCCCCCGTCGAAAGGCACAAATTGATGCTCCATTCGATGTCATTGAGCAGGTTGTTAAAGCCATattttccaaaagaaaaaaagtgattAGAACTCCGTTAAG TGAACTCTCAACATTACGACCGGGCGATATAACGAACCCACAATATAACGAACCCGCAATATAA
- the LOC130646126 gene encoding uncharacterized protein LOC130646126 produces MVNKQIEKELFRGNPFVINRPFVMTDRLRQKSRFVVFMLQDGVVLALVTSEDELVITSEATFNSHSHAKNIMRIMRIAFVKKVKNIRLKLKRTFLIKTACYSHFSVSNTVINMGPVFGMYKYKAMQTFNERFSRFSHGYSASSSLFSGINREEYNRNLLQENNLNPRKFWNIRKKLFPTKSKANFASTTCNKAENIAKANTFCDYFSTIVKTLKSSVSLLNYYVWKTPHYIAQRTVKIFRMEYSGNINKPDSCRPISVLPALSKVLEKAVHIQLSGYLEANQLLSEFQFGYRSNRSTSTAGALFVGNIKKEVDNGKLTGAVFIDLTKAFDTISHAVLLVIKYADDTVVYFSHSKKSVFMSTLTKELSNISSYLDLNELIINLKKGKTEVVLIGTAKRLSLNTDDFTVNYRDPQINHASNKSEALFHNLSQLPRVFQSPVTGSL; encoded by the exons ATGGTCAACAAACAAATCGAGAAAGAATTATTTAGAGGTAACCCTTTCGTTATAAACAGACCCTTCGTAATGACTGACCGCTTACGCCAG AAATCTCGCTTCGTCGTTTTCATGCTGCAAGACGGTGTGGTTTTGGCTCTTGTGACGTCAGAAG ATGAACTTGTTATAACGTCGGAGGCAACCTTTAATA gccatagtcatgcTAAGAACATAATGAGAATAATGAGaatagcatttgtcaaaaaagttaagaacatcagACTTAAACTAAAACGcacttttcttataaaaacagcgt gttatagccacttcagtgtttcaAATACTGTTATCAAtatgggtcctgtgttcgggat GTATAAATATAAAGCAATGCAGACT tttaatgagagattcagtagATTCTCCCACGGGTATTCAGCTAGTTCTTCACTATTTTCTGGGATAAA CCGAGAAGAATATAATAGGAATCTGTTACAAGAGAACAACTTGAATCCAAGGAAATTTTGgaacatcagaaaaaaattgtttccaacGAAGAGTAAAGCAAATTTCGCTTCAACCACGTGCAACAAGGCAGAAAATATTGCAAAGGCAAATACGTTTTGTGATTACTTCTCGACAATAGTGAAGACATTAAAATCTAGTGTatctttattaaattattatgtctGGAAGACTCCGCATTACATCGCTCAACGAACtgttaaaattttcagaatGGAATAT TCAGGTAATATTAACAAACCAGACAGTTGCCGAccgatttctgttttaccagcCCTCTCAAAAGTACTCGAAAAGGCAGTCCATATCCAGCTAAGCGGGTATCTCGAAGCCAACCAACTCTTATCGGAGTTTCAATTTGGATATCGTTCAAATAGGTCTACATCGACCGCGGGAGCATTGTTTGTTGGCAACATCAAAAAGGAAGTTGATAATGGAAAGTTAACGGGAGCTGTATTTATTGACTTAACTAAAGCGTTCGACACTATAAGTCATGCTGTTTTATT AGTGATAAAATACGCAGATGACACTGTTGTCTACTTTTCACACTCGAAAAAATCGGTGTTCATGTCAACCCTTACAAAAGAACTTTCAAATATATCTTCATACTTAGATTTAAATGAACTTATAATCAATCTAAAAAAGGGTAAAACTGAAGTCGTGCTTATTGGAACAGCTAAAcgtttatcgctaaatactgACGACTTCACTGTTAATTATAGAGACCCTCAAATCAACCAT
- the LOC130646129 gene encoding zinc finger protein 91-like, whose translation MEELDNRVNIIKENRCKTMKYEGLECVEVDSIVDTRIGKDQKRYYFVCFKSWIAEEKLLDYEDLIKQFWKQKHGQEDGQKFEYMSDEESHSDKENKYKTPDDCTSNRTPTFVSKEFSRENNVDQLQNENDCAISDLQVDVLQTDHDDVSLYSDKLSPAQEIFANKSYNKLPENEVPVQETQGSDEDGDLSDNTNDDSSMQLNNSTEYSDAITANDEKSNKDLLSYNNEQKDDFRPSSSTSDHHPIKKRKTLDDIVRKISGTNDQPAEKRSCIDDVFSNRLQTLDETLLTNEVKAEEKEQEDLQKEMHGADTYFEIPSGDKLSPNTNGNGKNVYWSGGKAFKKSSRAYKCPCCDAQCPSEEMLFEHTQTHTTFPCQFCNEVLQSLAEYAEHQKLHNNKYTCRICNDEFRTIAGFEMHRISVHKPRLKYEKCRMCSMLYSDPVQLRRHEKLHLPPHLRSSDENERPPPPPLYRRENGGPPPLIQDDIREFPQYQSRSDSNYAWNSYHDKPRNETLHERNGRHEVEDSQRVTSHENEGSAIRNPIRNLLGKIHHSQQSFEFDRHPHSSFRPFSKHRRDGEDENKSYHDGTQGLPYPVRVPNHLPVRVKDENTHNEERDSQHFRELVYRCALCNKSFGKKETFDIHWRSAHADTPVFACDICKETFYSKEVFESHMNSHVNQDFVCGVCKRVFDQRSSYETHMRLHSMERQFQCQVCARSFSLRENLERHMSLHAEVPTWRCNFCPETFRRPGLLESHVAQHHARQMEDLRRQNENITNSKNQHSNGSPGSPIYHKYPTKLPSDANIQNISQDQFYPNRHHYIDDSKIFIYDPKMANSVDGPRNIPLPLSSSDSNLFLKEKMEESKQSLIKLAPAVSQPHYSSVKKVSPPPAAHHNMKCEQCGEEFTSSSLFEIHLRSHVQEVFNCPKCPRTFTKRSVYDTHVQSHDTSKSHNCPYCQRSFSMKGNLRRHIRIHTNEAPYECPICFQRFRRSDGLKGHIKRHETMGESAPTDMVPSQASA comes from the exons ATGGAAGAGTTGGATAACCGAGTTAATATCATAAAAGAAAACAGATGCAAAACGATGAAGTACGAAGGCTTGGAATGTGTGGAAGTAGACAGTATAGTCGACACCAGAATTGGAAAG gatcaaaaaagatattattttgtctgttttaaAAGCTGGATAGCTGAAGAAAAATTACTTGACTATGAAGATTTAATAAAACAGTTTTGGAAACAGAAACATGGGCAGGAG GATGGACAAAAATTCGAGTATATGAGCGATGAAGAATCGCACTCAGATAAGGAAAATAAGTACAAGACACCGGATGATTGTACCTCAAATAGAACACCAACGTTTGTGTCGAAGGAATTTTCCAGGGAAAATAATGTTGACCAGTTGCAAAATGAGAATGACTGTGCGATTAGTGATTTGCAAGTTGATGTTTTGCAGACAGATCATGACGATGTCAGTTTGTATTCTGATAAATTGTCACCCGCTCAAGAAATATTTGCAAATAAAAGTTACAACAAACTGCCAGAAAACGAAGTTCCTGTTCAGGAAACCCAAGGATCAGACGAAGATGGTGATCTTTCTGATAACACAAATGATGATTCCTCAATGCAACTTAACAATTCAACCGAGTACTCTGATGCGATCACAGCTAATGATGAAAAGTCAAATAAAGATCTTCTCAGTTATAATAACGAGCAGAAAGACGACTTTCGACCATCTTCTAGTACCAGTGATCATCAtccaattaagaaaagaaagacgTTGGATGAtattgtcagaaaaatatcaggtACAAATGATCAACCCGCCGAAAAAAGAAGCTGTATTGATGACGTGTTCTCTAATCGTTTGCAAACCTTAGACGAAACTTTGCTAACCAATGAAGTAAAAGCTGAGGAGAAAGAGCAAGAAGACCTGCAAAAAGAAATGCATGGTGCTGATACATACTTCGAAATACCATCAG GTGACAAGTTATCTCCAAATACCAACGGAAATGGAAAAAACGTTTATTGGTCTGGcggaaaagcatttaaaaagtcGAGTCGTGCGTACAAATGCCCCTGCTGTGATGCCCAGTGTCCTTCAGAAGAAATGCTTTTTGAACATACACAAACACACACGACCTTTCCTTGCCAATTCTGTAACGAAGTGCTTCAATCACTGGCCGAATACGCTGAACACCAAAAATTGCATAATAACAAATACACTTGCAGGATTTGCAATGATGAGTTCAGAACCATTGCTGGTTTTGAAATGCACAGAATTAGTGTGCATAAACCAAGACTGAAATATGAAAAATGTCGAATGTGCTCCATGCTTTATTCAGATCCTGTCCAGCTGCGTCGTCACGAGAAGTTGCATCTTCCTCCCCACCTTAGATCCTCTGATGAAAATGAGCGCCCACCACCTCCACCTTTGTATAGGCGAGAAAACGGTGGCCCTCCTCCTTTGATACAAGATGATATTCGAGAATTTCCACAGTATCAAAGCAGAAGTGACTCTAATTACGCATGGAATAGTTATCATGATAAACCACGTAACGAGACTCTCCATGAGAGAAATGGGCGCCACGAAGTAGAGGATTCCCAGCGAGTAACAAGCCACGAAAATGAAGGATCTGCTATCCGTAATCCTATTCGAAATCTGCTTGGTAAAATCCATCATTCCCAACAATCATTCGAATTTGACAGACACCCACATTCATCTTTTCGTCCTTTTTCCAAACACCGACGCGATGGTGAAGATGAAAACAAAAGTTACCATGACGGTACTCAAGGACTACCTTATCCAGTGCGTGTTCCCAACCACCTGCCTGTTCGTGTAAAAGATGAAAATACTCATAATGAAGAAAGAGATAGCCAGCATTTCCGAGAGCTTGTTTATCGTTGTGCATTATGCAACAAATCTTTTGGAAAGAAAGAAACATTTGACATTCATTGGAGATCTGCGCATGCTGACACCCCCGTCTTCGCTTGTGACATATGCAAGGAAACGTTTTATAGCAAAGAAGTATTCGAGTCTCATATGAACTCCCACGTCAACCAAGACTTCGTTTGTGGAGTCTGTAAAAGAGTGTTTGACCAGAGGTCCAGTTACGAAACTCACATGCGCTTACATTCGATGGAACGCCAATTCCAATGTCAAGTCTGTGCTCGGTCATTTTCTTTACGAGAGAATCTGGAACGCCACATGTCATTACACGCAGAAGTACCAACGTGGCGTTGCAATTTTTGTCCGGAGACATTTCGACGTCCCGGTTTATTAGAGAGCCATGTTGCACAACATCATGCCCGGCAAATGGAAGATCTGCGAAGACAAAACGAAAACATCACCAATTCTAAAAACCAGCATTCTAATGGGAGCCCAGGAAGTCCTATTTATCACAAGTATCCTACGAAGCTTCCATCTGATGCAAACATCCAAAATATTTCGCAAGATCAGTTTTACCCTAATCGACACCATTATATTGATGACTCGAAAATATTCATTTATGATCCTAAAATGGCCAATTCGGTTGATGGTCCCCGTAATATACCATTGCCACTTTCTTCTAGTGATTCAAACTTGTTTCTCAAAGAAAAAATGGAAGAATCGAAGCAATCCTTAATAAAGTTGGCGCCTGCTGTTTCACAGCCTCATTATAGCTCTGTGAAGAAAGTTTCGCCGCCACCGGCTGCACACCACAATATGAAATGTGAACAATGTGGGGAGGAATTCACATCTTCGTCGTTGTTTGAAATACACCTGCGATCGCACGTTCAAGAAGTATTCAATTGTCCAAAATGTCCAAGAACTTTTACGAAAAGAAGTGTATACGATACGCACGTTCAATCTCATGATACGAGTAAATCGCATAACTGCCCGTATTGTCAGCGTTCGTTCTCTATGAAAGGTAATTTGCGAAGACATATTCGAATCCACACCAACGAAGCACCTTACGAATGTCCAATTTGTTTCCAACGGTTCCGTCGTTCTGACGGTTTGAAAGGACATATTAAAAGGCACGAAACAATGGGAGAGAGTGCCCCAACAGATATGGTACCCTCCCAAGCGTCTGCTTAG
- the LOC130646132 gene encoding dimethyladenosine transferase 1, mitochondrial-like isoform X1 — translation MSTATKQLRLPPMPKISDIIRLYGLRAKKQLSQNFILDLNITDKFARKADVFDCHVVEVGAGPGSLTRSLLSSGIRHLHAVEIDDRFLPSLEILKDASKGHMTIHHMDIMKFDFISALTDVHHAPWESNDLPNVRLVGNLPFAVSIPLLLQWLQAISRRKGPFQYGRVPMTLVFQKEVGENLTADAFNYNRSRLSIMAQNYCHVSRAMILNSAVFTPEPEVDAWLVHFIPRRKAQIDAPFDVIEQVVKAIFSKRKKVIRTPLRRLFPGHEYLADELLQRANVNPTLRPHQLQFTEFDLITQEFIAMCTQYKQSCTPLQVNKPELIKQA, via the exons atGTCAACAGCTACAAAACAATTAAGATTACCTCCAATGCCCAAAATTTCTGACATCATACGTTTATACGGTTTAAGAGCGAAAAAGCAACTGAGTCAAAACTTCATACTTGATTTAAATATAACAG ACAAATTTGCCCGCAAAGCTGATGTTTTTGATTGCCACGTGGTAGAAGTTGGTGCAGGACCCGGTTCACTCACAAGATCGTTGCTCAGTAGTGGAATCAGACATCTGCACGCTGTGGAAATAGATGACAGATTTTTGCCATCCTTAGAG attttaaaagatGCGTCTAAAGGTCATATGACAATACATCATATGGATATCATGAAATTTGATTTCATTTCTGCATTAACAGATGTCCATCACGCACCATGGGAAAGTAATG ATCTACCTAACGTCCGTCTTGTTGGCAACCTACCCTTCGCAGTATCTATCCCATTGCTTCTTCAATGGTTGCAAGCTATATCACGAAGAAAAGGACCGTTCCAGTATGGACGAGTTCCTATGACGTTGGTGTTTCAAAAAGAAGTCGGCGAG AATTTGACTGCCGACGCTTTCAACTACAATAGATCACGACTCTCGATAATGGCTCAAAATTACTGTCACGTGAGCAGAGCGATGATATTAAATAGTGCCGTCTTCACACCGGAACCTGAG GTCGATGCTTGGCTGGTTCACTTTATCCCCCGTCGAAAGGCACAAATTGATGCTCCATTCGATGTCATTGAGCAGGTTGTTAAAGCCATattttccaaaagaaaaaaagtgattAGAACTCCGTTAAG GCGTCTCTTTCCTGGTCACGAATATTTAGCAGACGAGCTTTTGCAACGTGCAAATGTAAACCCAACACTACGACCTCATCAACTTCAGTTTACagaatttgacttgattacccAAGAATTTATTGCAATGTGTACGCAATACAAGCAATCTTGTACTCCACTGCAAGTCAACAAACCCGAGTTGATCAAGCAAGCCTAA
- the LOC130646125 gene encoding PRELI domain-containing protein 1, mitochondrial-like: MKFCETSSNIKYKWDHLCSMFYKRYPNPYSKHVLSEDVLSRHVENNILKTIRIYSKTNETPSWLQRILPTATAYILEESHVDIETKTIVTYTKNLTLTTFLKVEEKSIFKISNDNKDWTSVRRQSWISSSFYGLCHAFESFGAKRYISNIQRMDNGFESVLQKNNHYSTGQSTFPLPISSNM; encoded by the coding sequence ATGAAGTTTTGCGAAACGTcatcaaatataaaatacaagtgGGATCACTTATGTTCGATGTTTTACAAGCGATATCCTAACCCTTACAGTAAACACGTACTGTCAGAAGACGTTCTTTCAAGGCACGttgaaaataacattttaaaaacgattCGAATATATTCAAAAACCAACGAGACACCTTCCTGGTTGCAAAGAATTTTACCTACAGCAACTGCGTACATTCTGGAAGAATCGCATGTTGATATTGAAACAAAGACCATTGTTACCTATACGAAGAATTTAACCCTAACGACTTTTTTAAAGGTGGAagaaaaatctatttttaaaatatccaaTGATAATAAGGACTGGACGTCAGTTAGGAGACAATCTTGGATTAGCAGTAGTTTTTATGGACTGTGCCATGCGTTTGAATCGTTTGGTGCTAAGCGATATATTTCTAACATTCAAAGAATGGATAATGGTTTTGAAAGTGTACTACAGAAAAACAATCATTACTCAACAGGACAATCAACTTTTCCATTACCAATATCTAGTAATAtgtaa
- the LOC130646132 gene encoding dimethyladenosine transferase 1, mitochondrial-like isoform X3, with translation MSTATKQLRLPPMPKISDIIRLYGLRAKKQLSQNFILDLNITDKFARKADVFDCHVVEVGAGPGSLTRSLLSSGIRHLHAVEIDDRFLPSLEILKDASKGHMTIHHMDIMKFDFISALTDVHHAPWESNDLPNVRLVGNLPFAVSIPLLLQWLQAISRRKGPFQYGRVPMTLVFQKEVGENLTADAFNYNRSRLSIMAQNYCHVSRAMILNSAVFTPEPEVDAWLVHFIPRRKAQIDAPFDVIEQVVKAIFSKRKKVIRTPLRHKENA, from the exons atGTCAACAGCTACAAAACAATTAAGATTACCTCCAATGCCCAAAATTTCTGACATCATACGTTTATACGGTTTAAGAGCGAAAAAGCAACTGAGTCAAAACTTCATACTTGATTTAAATATAACAG ACAAATTTGCCCGCAAAGCTGATGTTTTTGATTGCCACGTGGTAGAAGTTGGTGCAGGACCCGGTTCACTCACAAGATCGTTGCTCAGTAGTGGAATCAGACATCTGCACGCTGTGGAAATAGATGACAGATTTTTGCCATCCTTAGAG attttaaaagatGCGTCTAAAGGTCATATGACAATACATCATATGGATATCATGAAATTTGATTTCATTTCTGCATTAACAGATGTCCATCACGCACCATGGGAAAGTAATG ATCTACCTAACGTCCGTCTTGTTGGCAACCTACCCTTCGCAGTATCTATCCCATTGCTTCTTCAATGGTTGCAAGCTATATCACGAAGAAAAGGACCGTTCCAGTATGGACGAGTTCCTATGACGTTGGTGTTTCAAAAAGAAGTCGGCGAG AATTTGACTGCCGACGCTTTCAACTACAATAGATCACGACTCTCGATAATGGCTCAAAATTACTGTCACGTGAGCAGAGCGATGATATTAAATAGTGCCGTCTTCACACCGGAACCTGAG GTCGATGCTTGGCTGGTTCACTTTATCCCCCGTCGAAAGGCACAAATTGATGCTCCATTCGATGTCATTGAGCAGGTTGTTAAAGCCATattttccaaaagaaaaaaagtgattAGAACTCCGTTAAG GCATAAGGAAAATGCTTGA